One Ictalurus punctatus breed USDA103 chromosome 10, Coco_2.0, whole genome shotgun sequence genomic region harbors:
- the trip4 gene encoding activating signal cointegrator 1 — protein MSESLHRWCVQELHSQFGLEASDDIVQYILSISDEDEFVEYVGDLLQGTEGRKKEFVDELLERWRRCQKQQDRDTDLILTRTEGPDTTKDTQKKKRKGRNKQEVVSISPAEPEPEIVKTPIDLMKAQENSSSSSSTKKKNKFVNLYAKEGQDRLTVLLPGRHSCDCLAQKHKLINNCLTCGRIVCEQEGSGPCFFCGSLVCTSEEQEILQRDSNKSQRLRKKLMGDHIVSEGDQDFLPHQEARMKAGLEKAIQHKDKLLEFDKNSVRRTQVLDDESDYFAADSNQWLSPVERETLRKRAEELRELRHASHKDRKITLDFAGRRVLEEGENLTQYYNKYDETVKAINTGTLIQTPKSSAPAGRQHLRELVNPNIQQAAPQWVDVGGGSSSRRATSADVEQKAERSRLRIQDRELQEMADGGWCLSMHQPWASLLTCGIKRVEGRTWYTSHRGRLWIAAAAKKPTPQEIAQVEAMYRQICKQDLHFPKDYPTGCLLGCVNMTDCLSQEQFREQYPHIGDESASPFVFICTNPQELLVKFPMKGKHKIWKLESQIHQSAKRGLMQPA, from the exons ATGTCGGAATCTCTGCATCGCTGGTGTGTGCAGGAGTTACACAGCCAGTTTGGCCTGGAAGCGAGTGATGACATTGTTCA GTACATCCTGTCCATCAGTGATGAGGATGAGTTTGTGGAGTATGTCGGTGATCTTCTGCAGGGAACAGAAGGGAGGAAGAAGGAGTTTGTTGACGAGCTGCTGGAGAGATGGCGACGCTGTCAGAAACAGCAGGACAGAGACACGGACCTGATCCTCACGAGAACAG AGGGTCCAGACACAACAAAAGACACTCAGAAGAAAAAACGGAAAGGACGGAACAAACAAGAGGTGGTCTCGATCAGTCCGGCTGAACCCGAGCCGGAGATTGTAAAAACTCCCATCGACCTGATGAAG gCACAAGagaacagcagcagctcttcCTCCactaagaagaagaacaaaTTTGTGAATTTATACGCCAAAGAGGGTCAGGATAGACTCACTGTCCTGCTGCCTGGACGTCATTCCTGCGACTGCTTAgctcagaaacacaaactgaTTAACAACTGCCTGACCTGTGGCCGGATCGTGTGTGAACAGGAGGGCTCTGGCCCGTGTTTCTTCTGCGGCAGTCTG GTGTGTACTTCAGAAGAGCAAGAGATTTTGCAGCGGGACTCGAACAAAAGTCAGAGACTCCGTAAGAAACTCATGGGAG ATCACATCGTATCTGAGGGAGATCAAGACTTCCTTCCCCACCAGGAGGCCAGGATGAAGGCAGGCTTGGAGAAAGCCATTCAGCACAAAGATAAACTGCTGGAGTTTGACAAGAACAG CGTTCGCCGGACTCAGGTGTTGGACGACGAGTCCGATTATTTCGCCGCCGACTCCAACCAGTGGCTGTCCCCGGTGGAGCGCGAGACACTACGCAAGCGGGCGGAGGAGCTCCGGGAGCTTCGGCACGCCTCCCACAAAGACCGTAAGATCACGCTCGACTTCGCCGGTAGACGAGTTCTGGAGGAAGGAGAAAACCTGACGCAGTATTACAACAA GTACGATGAGACCGTCAAGGCCATCAACACCGGGACCCTCATCCAAACCCCGAAGAGCTCGGCTCCAGCTGGCCGTCAACACCTCAGGGAGCTCGTCAACCCAAATATTCAGCAGGCTGCACCTCAG TGGGTGGATGTAGGCGGTGGCAGTTCCTCTCGCAGAGCTACATCGGCAGACGTTGAGCAGAAAGCAGAGCGCTCTCGACTGAGGATTCAGGACCGGGAGTTGCAGGAAATGGCGGATGGAGGCTGGTGTCTCAGCATGCACCAGCCCTGGGCCTCACTTCTTACCTGCGGCATAAAGAG AGTGGAGGGCAGGACGTGGTACACCTCACACAGAGGCCGTCTGTGGATCGCCGCTGCAGCCAAAAAGCCCACGCCTCAGGAGATTGCACAGGTGGAGGCCATGTATCGGCAGATCTGCAAACAAG ATCTGCACTTTCCTAAAGACTATCCTACAGGCTGCCTGCTCGGCTGTGTCAACATGACAGACTGCCTTTCCCAGGAGCAGTTCAGGGAGcag